Genomic window (Egicoccus halophilus):
GCCATGCGCGCGATCACGCGTCCCGCGGAGCTTCGGCACGTCGGACCGAACGCTTGAGCACCGCTCATCGAGATCTCAGGTTCCGGGCCGACCGCAGCGGATCCCGCGCGAGGACTGCACCCGGCGACGGGCAACGCAAGGTCCCGGAGGCGTCCGGCCGACGGGATCCGGTGACAGGGACGTCACCGAGGTCACCATGCGCCCATCCTTCCGCCGCCGCGCTCGTCTGCTGCCGGCGTTGACCATCACGGCGGCACTGCTGGCGACACCGCTCGCCGCGGCCGCTGCCACGCCGCCGAACGCGGCCCCCGCCACGCCGCCGACCGCGGCTCCCGCCACGCCGCTGGCCGCGGCCGGCGCCACGTCGCTCACCGCGGGCGGCGTCGCCCGCAGCTGCCCCCGGGACGTCGGTGCGGTGCGTCTGGCCGACGTGGGTGCCGGCGTCCACCGCGACAACGTCGTCTGCCTCGCTGCGCAGCAGGTCGTGGTCGGCTATGGCGACGGCACGTTCCGTCCCACGAACCCGGTCAGCCGCGCGCAGTTCGCGACCTTCCTCCACCGGCTCGTCACCGTCGAGCGTGGCCGCCCGGCGCCCGCCGCGGTCCCGTTCACCGACGTCCCGGCCGGTTCCACCCACGCCGAGGCGATCGGCGCACTCACCGCCGCCGGCATCGTCAGCGGCACGAGCGCCACCACCTTCGCCCCCGACCGGCAACTCAACCGTGGCCAGATGGCGGCGCTGCTCGCGCGCACCCACCGCCACCTGCAACCGGCGACGGCCGGACCGGTGGCTCTCGCCGCCGCTCCCCGCGACGTCGTGGGAACCACGTTCGAACACGAGGTCCGGCAGGTCATCGGCGCCGGCATCGCCGCCGGTCACGCCGACGGCACGTTCCGTCCCGGCGTGCAGGTCACCCGGGAGCAGATGGCCACCTTCCTGGTCCGGCTGCAGCAGGCGATCGCCGACCCCGACATCCCACCGTCCGACCCGTCGGCGCCGGCGCCGTCGACCCCCGCCGCACCCGCGCCGTCGGCCCCCACGGCGCCCCTGCCGGCCGCCCCGGCCGCGCCTCGCGTCGTGGTGCCGACCGACGGCCCCCGCGACAGCACCCTGCCGGAGCCGATCCGCGACCCGGAGGCCCTCGGCTTCCCGGGGCCCTCGACCACCGGGGTGACCGACCCGTCCCGCCTGCGGCTGGTCGAGGGCCGCGTGAACCTCTCCCGCGACGGCGAGGTGTTCGAGAACGCGTTGGTCCGGGGCCGGATCTACGTCACCGGCAAGGACGTCACCATCCGCAACGTGCGCCTCGAGACCGGTGCGGACTGGGGCATCCACGTCGACAGTCGCAACGGCGCCCGCCGACTGCTCGTGGTCGACACCGAGATCATCGGCCAGGGCGACACGTGCATCGCCGGCATCGCCCACGGGAACTTCACCGCCCGACGGGTCGAGGTCACCAATTGTGACGACGGCATGCGCATCGGGCCCGACACCACCGTCGAGGGCTCCTTCGTCCACGGCCTGCGCAAGTCCAAGGGCGACGAGCACAACGACGCGCTGCAGACCACCGGCGGCAGCAACATCCGCATCCGCAACAACACGCTGATCTCCGTGTGGAAGCGGCAGACCTCGTCGGTCTTCCTCCAGGCGATCTTCGGCCCGATCGACAACGTCGTGGTGGAGGGCAACCTGATGAGCGGCGGCACCTACACCGTCTACGTCGAGAACGTCGGCGAGCAGCCCGGACCGACCAACGTGCACATCCGCGACAACGTGTTCGTGCAGGACTCGTGGCTGTACGGCCACCGACGGTTCCGCGACGCCCAGGTCACCTGGCGCGACAACGTCACCTCGAGTGGCCAACGGCTGTCCTGACCGGCCGCGCCGGTCGCGCCGGTCACGCGGCGCGGCTGG
Coding sequences:
- a CDS encoding S-layer homology domain-containing protein — its product is MRPSFRRRARLLPALTITAALLATPLAAAAATPPNAAPATPPTAAPATPLAAAGATSLTAGGVARSCPRDVGAVRLADVGAGVHRDNVVCLAAQQVVVGYGDGTFRPTNPVSRAQFATFLHRLVTVERGRPAPAAVPFTDVPAGSTHAEAIGALTAAGIVSGTSATTFAPDRQLNRGQMAALLARTHRHLQPATAGPVALAAAPRDVVGTTFEHEVRQVIGAGIAAGHADGTFRPGVQVTREQMATFLVRLQQAIADPDIPPSDPSAPAPSTPAAPAPSAPTAPLPAAPAAPRVVVPTDGPRDSTLPEPIRDPEALGFPGPSTTGVTDPSRLRLVEGRVNLSRDGEVFENALVRGRIYVTGKDVTIRNVRLETGADWGIHVDSRNGARRLLVVDTEIIGQGDTCIAGIAHGNFTARRVEVTNCDDGMRIGPDTTVEGSFVHGLRKSKGDEHNDALQTTGGSNIRIRNNTLISVWKRQTSSVFLQAIFGPIDNVVVEGNLMSGGTYTVYVENVGEQPGPTNVHIRDNVFVQDSWLYGHRRFRDAQVTWRDNVTSSGQRLS